The Xyrauchen texanus isolate HMW12.3.18 chromosome 19, RBS_HiC_50CHRs, whole genome shotgun sequence genome segment tggccaatcaagcacagtaataccatggtcattgaaccaggttttggtacttttggcagtgtgggcaggtgccaagtcctgctggaaaatgaagtcagcatctccataaagcttgtctgctgaaggaagcatgaagtgctctaaaatgtcccggtagacggctgcgttgactctggacttaataaagcacagtggaccaacaccagccgatgacatggctccccaaaccaacacagactgtggaaacttcacactggacttcaagcatcttggattgtgtgcctctcctctctttctccagactctgggaccttggtttccaaatgagatgcaaaatttgctctcatcagaaaagaggactttggaccactgagcaacagaccagttctttttttctttagcccaggtaagatgtttgacatttgaagcccatgtccaggacccgtctgtgtgtggtggctcttgatgcagtaactccagcctcagtccactccttgtgaagctccccacacatttgaatggccttttcctgacaatcctctccaggctacggtcatccctgctgcttgtgcacctttttcgtccacacttttcccttccacttaactttctattaatgtgctttgatacagcactttgagaacatccaacttcttttgcaattaccttttgaggctttccctccttgtggagggtgtcaatgatggttttctgcacaactgtcaggtcagcagtcttccccatgattgtgaattcaactgaaccagactgagagaccatttaaaggctcaggaaccctttgcaggtgtttagctgattagagtgtgacactttgagcctacaatactgaaccttttcacaatattctaattttctgagattctgaatttggggttttcataagctgtaagccataatcatcaaaattatatcaaataaaggcttgaaatatcttacttttcttgtaatgagtctatataatatattagtttcaccttttaagttgaattactgaaattaatgaacttttgcacgatattctaatttttcgagtttcacctgtattgtaGAATCTCCCGCTGAAAAGTGGACATTTGAATGGGGTGTTAgcctgatgtgtttttttttttttttggtttagttttttgCTGCAGTGGGGGGATTGCGTCACACCAGGCTGCTTTTATGAACATCATGATGTAAAGGGGAGTAATGCTGGCAGAGGAGCAAAGCTCTTAAACAAGTCAACCATACAGCGAAGGCAGCCACCACTGAGCCGGGTCTAAATGCTGAATTATACACACCCAATCATACAGTATTGCTCAAGATAAAATGTAATGTGATAAATGGTTATTGTAAAGAACTCTGTATTACATATAGTGCCTCTTTCATGTATTATTACTATAACAGAACCATCATATTAAGATTGTCGTATTAGTGTAATGCGAGTATTGTTGTATGTTTTcagctgttttgtttttccatattGGACCTGATCATCTTCTGTCTCTTGTGTCTTTCTGGTAGGCGTCCCCACTCCGAGTATGGAGATTCTACGGCACACGCTCAACATGCTGGTCCGAGAGCGGAAGATCTACCCCACCCCGGAGGGTTATTTCATCGTCACCCAGCAGACATACTTTatcacaccctccctcattaggACTAACAGCAAGTGGTACCACCTGGATGAGAGGATACCGGACCGGATGCAGCAGCAATCGTGTACCTCTCCTAACTCTGGTACCATGACCCCTTCCACCTCCGGTTGCATACGGGAAAGAACTCACCACAAGAATCACAGTGACTCCTATAACAACAGCTATCGGGAGGAAATACCTAGTACACATACCTCAAACTTACAAAGAAGGTCTAAAGAGCTTAAAGAGTCTTCTCCTGTGTCACCACCCCCTCAGCACCCCCCATCAGAGAAGAGTAAAAGCACACTtagttttccatttaaaacagaaacaaacagtAAAAACAAAGATGGAAGCAGCAGCAGTGGGGAGAAGCAGTCCAAGAAGTTTGGGTTGAAGCTCTTCAGGCTGAGCTTCAAGAAGGACAAGACGAAACACCTCGCCACATTCTCCGCCCAGTTTCCACCTGAGGAGTGGCCATTACGGGACGAGGAGACGCCAACCACTGTTCCCAGAGATGTGGAGATGGAGATTATCCGTCGGATCAATCCTGATCTGACGGTGGAGAACCTGGCTCGCCACACAGCCGTAATGAAGCGCTTGGAGGAGGAGAAGGCGCAGAGGAACAAAGTGAACTCCTCGGCTCAGCAGAGCGCCCGCAGTAAAAGGAGCCGCAGCCATCGAAAGGCCCAGCAGGGAAAGGCCTCACGTTCCCATAGCAAAACACGAGCTTCCAGGGGGGACCCATTTGAGGGATCCAATCTGGACACATCCTATGATAGGGATTACAAATTCTACAGCTCCTCATTGGTACGTTCTCCACGTGAAACTATGATGTCCATGGAACGGAATAGGGGGAAGAATATGGTACACAGCAACCCCAATATTATGGAGTCTCATTTTACCACCACTCCAGAGTGGGATGTTTCTGGAGAACTGGCAAAGCGGAGGACAGAAATGCCATTTCCAGAACCCTCTAGGGCACAGTCGCATTCCAAAGTCCACCGAAGTCATAGTCATACGCAAGAGAGAAAGTCACGAAACGAGAGGTCAGACAAGGCTAAAGAAAGGTCACGCTCCATGGACAACTCCAAGGGGCCGCTTGGTGGTCCATACTTGGGTGGCCCAGAGGATTTTGAGTGCATTCCCGATGAAAGAAGTCGATACTATACCGATGATGGTACTTTGAGGGCATCTGCACAGTCGACACACTATTCCCGCATCATGCTTTCTGCTGCTAGATTACACTCTGACGTTTGTGTGCCTGATGTTGGAAGAGGATCCTCAGAGGATGCTGTGCTTTACAGAATGCTGGAGAAGAGTAAAAGTAGGGAAAGTCTTCCTGCTTACAATGACTTGAAGTCTTGCTCTCCCAAAACGGCCGTGGATGACTATTTTCAGTGCACTGCGGCAAATGAAGCATCTCTCTCTGCCCCATCTCCTCTTCTAAGGACCAGCCATGATTTTACGGATAGTGTCTGGAAGGGAATCTCCTCAGACCGACAAACCCCTCATCTTACCCCACCTCACCCTTTGGATTATAAAGAGGAAACCACAAAGGGACAAAGTAGTATCCCCATAGCGATAACAAGCCagactcccgagcctctcccCAATAGACGATTGTCGCACCAACACAATCCTGACTCAGGTGACTTGGACACAATGCCAGAGGCTTACAGCCAAGAAACTTTGTTCAAACCTCCAGACTACGTGGAGAACAGCTTCTCAAGGCCAGGTACGATAGGTAGGTCTCCTCACGCAAAGTCGGCAGAGGTGCTGGAGAATCAGGAGCATTTCGATAAACCTTTACCGCTGACCGTGCCACCATCCTCGGCTCAGGAGCAGGCTTCGTGCGCAGAAACCACCTTCGACTACTACAACGTGTCGGACGATGACTCTGAGGAGACTAGTCATAAGAACAGGGTGGAGGAGAAAGTTCATGAAGAGGGAGGGACAATGCAATGGCTGCTGGACCGGGAGAAGGAGCGGGATCTGCAGCGGAAGTTTGAAAAGAACCTCACCTTCCTAAGCCCCAAGGAGGGTGAgagcaacaacagcaaaaaatcGGTCCATTCTACACGTTTGGACAGTATGGACTCCAGCAGTGTAACTGTGGACAGTGGATTTAATTCCCCACGGTAAGGCACTCAGGaccaatttaattattattatttttttcttttgttttgttggcaATAGGGTGTGTCTGAAATTAGGGGTATGCTATTCTATGAATAGACATAcactattatattttttatctcaGAGTTAACTCACAGGAACATTTTGGGTTTTTTGCCTAGACATGACAGGATTCTGTAGAGCCTTAGCTTAATTCCAGTTCATGCAAAccttaaattgttattattattttttaagcagTGGTAACAACTTCTGTGAATGAAATTAAGGCCAGAATCATACTCTATACAAGCAGGCAAACGTAAATGCTTAGGCAATGCATTAAAAGTGTGCAGTCCCATGTACATActtaatgtactgtatttaactGTACCGGAAAGTAACCTTAGTTCTCAAGGGGGCAGTATAGTTGGCTTTAAATGTCTGTGACATTAAACCAGATGTGGTATTAGAGAAGGTAGCTATAAATCATCATGTCGACAGTTCAACTAACTCGCTATGGCAGATTCTCTTGAAACTGATGCTCGGACCGCAAAAGAAGACTGTTTACAAATGTGATGTTTAATTGCGTTGTGGTATGAATTGTGTTCCAGCACATTTTGGAACGCAACAATGTGTGAAATCGAACTGACATAGCTAGAAGCACTtgcgttcacatacttgcatagagtatgccTTGATCCTAATGCTACTGTACTATGAATAATGTTTTCCCTAAAATGGGAGAGGCCTTAACATGTGAGAGATACCGAATACACCTAAATGTAGGTCAACCACTATCAGTTTAATAACTGCAATCTTTAAAAGGGATTATACAAGTTCATTTATGTTTGAATTAGTTTATTTTGGgtgtttgttttgtaatttttgttcaaatgtacattatatttgtaatccTGTAAGTGCTGCATTTGTTGCATCATGTTCTCAGCCAAACTCAGTTTGGTTAATTGACTATGTTCTCAAAACTATTGGAATATAAAATGGATAAGCACACTTCAGTCACTACAACTATTGGTATTTGTGTGAGGCCTTACTTGAGCACATGGTGCAACCTGGTGCAATTTTACATCCAACCGTTATCCTTGTCCTCCTCCTCAACCTGCACCCTGACCTTTGACCTCATATCTTCCTAATGTCTTGAAACCTCTCATACTGCAATATTCAGTCAATGTCCGTGTGCTAAGACATCACAGTGCAATATAACTGACTCAGAAAATATTTGGTTGggttcaaaatgtttgttttttcaaacaaaaaacaacaataaaaagacTCAAAATGTCACCGagagtgttgtttttttaagaatctGATCTCCTAATCTGTTGAAATTCATGAAGTGGATATTTTCCTGGATTTGTGTTTAGAAACAATGTGATTGGCTGAAGAAAAACAAGCACTGTATTGTTACTTAGGACAACCTACGAGGCAGGAACACGCTCAGTGCCAAAATCCTGATGAACTGATGagacatttcaaacatttaaaggtgcactcagtaattcaaatccaatacactttttgtcaaattctgtaaATATCTCcacacagtctgctagctgtctgctctgtgggtgggctgaaaaaaaatctaatagtTGTACACAGCCCTGTCACTGTAAATTGCGATCAGCAACAGGAGGTGGTTCTTTTGGCCAGCAAATCGAACTGTCATTCCCTTGGCAATGCgcatgcatgaatttggggggcggagcttccaaaCGAGCACTGAAGGAAGGGGTGTGTTTGTTGTGGCTGGTGAgttcgaatatcaacagtgtttttcaggaatcgctgagtgcacctttaaggaacAAAATGTACCccattttattgttaaattgtgcatttttgtttgtttttttgtccccCCCACCAAATTAAAGTATGTGGTTTTCATACTGTGGTTCAGTTGCAGTATTTAgcctctgtgtgtgtatttgttttgtgCAGTTCTTTCCTGTGTTTTCATTCTCCCCTCTCCCACTTTGGTGACACGCCATTGtcaaaacatgattaaaaaaaaaaagtacattaaaaCTGTACAGCGGGTAAACAGCAGGATGTCAAACAAATGTGATGTTCCACATCCCTGTAATAGTACTACACATTACAAAAACCAAGGCAAATATTATTATGGGCAcacccaggaaaaaaaaaattcttcgctttttgtatttcttttggcCAGTAATaacaaacaatgtttaatttttatggacccaactgtttttttttacttctatcAAATGGTTAAGaagcctgtttatttttaataaaaaataaagtaaaggGAAAACTTGTTATAATATATTGAGAGGGGAAAAAACATAAATCCAAGCAG includes the following:
- the LOC127659461 gene encoding storkhead-box protein 2-like isoform X2 yields the protein MKKTCSTTLRRAWPSSEFSDRASERTRSRSEKDYRLHKHYPKHFITHSPRGFMITGDVSPISMSPISQSQFIPLGEILCLAISAMNSARKTVTQETLIEHLATCFPGVPTPSMEILRHTLNMLVRERKIYPTPEGYFIVTQQTYFITPSLIRTNSKWYHLDERIPDRMQQQSCTSPNSGTMTPSTSGCIRERTHHKNHSDSYNNSYREEIPSTHTSNLQRRSKELKESSPVSPPPQHPPSEKSKSTLSFPFKTETNSKNKDGSSSSGEKQSKKFGLKLFRLSFKKDKTKHLATFSAQFPPEEWPLRDEETPTTVPRDVEMEIIRRINPDLTVENLARHTAVMKRLEEEKAQRNKVNSSAQQSARSKRSRSHRKAQQGKASRSHSKTRASRGDPFEGSNLDTSYDRDYKFYSSSLVRSPRETMMSMERNRGKNMVHSNPNIMESHFTTTPEWDVSGELAKRRTEMPFPEPSRAQSHSKVHRSHSHTQERKSRNERSDKAKERSRSMDNSKGPLGGPYLGGPEDFECIPDERSRYYTDDGTLRASAQSTHYSRIMLSAARLHSDVCVPDVGRGSSEDAVLYRMLEKSKSRESLPAYNDLKSCSPKTAVDDYFQCTAANEASLSAPSPLLRTSHDFTDSVWKGISSDRQTPHLTPPHPLDYKEETTKGQSSIPIAITSQTPEPLPNRRLSHQHNPDSGDLDTMPEAYSQETLFKPPDYVENSFSRPGTIGRSPHAKSAEVLENQEHFDKPLPLTVPPSSAQEQASCAETTFDYYNVSDDDSEETSHKNRVEEKVHEEGGTMQWLLDREKERDLQRKFEKNLTFLSPKEGESNNSKKSVHSTRLDSMDSSSVTVDSGFNSPRTRESLASNTSSNVENSRRQNMALSPGHIGTKRPPPPYQPPSFRTIREPPANRTEKQASITSV
- the LOC127659461 gene encoding storkhead-box protein 2-like isoform X4 codes for the protein MSPISQSQFIPLGEILCLAISAMNSARKTVTQETLIEHLATCFPGVPTPSMEILRHTLNMLVRERKIYPTPEGYFIVTQQTYFITPSLIRTNSKWYHLDERIPDRMQQQSCTSPNSGTMTPSTSGCIRERTHHKNHSDSYNNSYREEIPSTHTSNLQRRSKELKESSPVSPPPQHPPSEKSKSTLSFPFKTETNSKNKDGSSSSGEKQSKKFGLKLFRLSFKKDKTKHLATFSAQFPPEEWPLRDEETPTTVPRDVEMEIIRRINPDLTVENLARHTAVMKRLEEEKAQRNKVNSSAQQSARSKRSRSHRKAQQGKASRSHSKTRASRGDPFEGSNLDTSYDRDYKFYSSSLVRSPRETMMSMERNRGKNMVHSNPNIMESHFTTTPEWDVSGELAKRRTEMPFPEPSRAQSHSKVHRSHSHTQERKSRNERSDKAKERSRSMDNSKGPLGGPYLGGPEDFECIPDERSRYYTDDGTLRASAQSTHYSRIMLSAARLHSDVCVPDVGRGSSEDAVLYRMLEKSKSRESLPAYNDLKSCSPKTAVDDYFQCTAANEASLSAPSPLLRTSHDFTDSVWKGISSDRQTPHLTPPHPLDYKEETTKGQSSIPIAITSQTPEPLPNRRLSHQHNPDSGDLDTMPEAYSQETLFKPPDYVENSFSRPGTIGRSPHAKSAEVLENQEHFDKPLPLTVPPSSAQEQASCAETTFDYYNVSDDDSEETSHKNRVEEKVHEEGGTMQWLLDREKERDLQRKFEKNLTFLSPKEGESNNSKKSVHSTRLDSMDSSSVTVDSGFNSPRTRESLASNTSSNVENSRRQNMALSPGHIGTKRPPPPYQPPSFRTIREPPANRTEKQASITSV
- the LOC127659461 gene encoding storkhead-box protein 2-like isoform X3, with the protein product MEPFLQIAPHSLAIVLSRVVAKDAPGVTESEDPPHHHTGYEIFADFKSLNMKYFWNKMVADAIAETFFLGWIDEHVLLIQGKEDHLEVLREAWMRRSLKPPQGFDIKYLGDVSPISMSPISQSQFIPLGEILCLAISAMNSARKTVTQETLIEHLATCFPGVPTPSMEILRHTLNMLVRERKIYPTPEGYFIVTQQTYFITPSLIRTNSKWYHLDERIPDRMQQQSCTSPNSGTMTPSTSGCIRERTHHKNHSDSYNNSYREEIPSTHTSNLQRRSKELKESSPVSPPPQHPPSEKSKSTLSFPFKTETNSKNKDGSSSSGEKQSKKFGLKLFRLSFKKDKTKHLATFSAQFPPEEWPLRDEETPTTVPRDVEMEIIRRINPDLTVENLARHTAVMKRLEEEKAQRNKVNSSAQQSARSKRSRSHRKAQQGKASRSHSKTRASRGDPFEGSNLDTSYDRDYKFYSSSLVRSPRETMMSMERNRGKNMVHSNPNIMESHFTTTPEWDVSGELAKRRTEMPFPEPSRAQSHSKVHRSHSHTQERKSRNERSDKAKERSRSMDNSKGPLGGPYLGGPEDFECIPDERSRYYTDDGTLRASAQSTHYSRIMLSAARLHSDVCVPDVGRGSSEDAVLYRMLEKSKSRESLPAYNDLKSCSPKTAVDDYFQCTAANEASLSAPSPLLRTSHDFTDSVWKGISSDRQTPHLTPPHPLDYKEETTKGQSSIPIAITSQTPEPLPNRRLSHQHNPDSGDLDTMPEAYSQETLFKPPDYVENSFSRPGTIGRSPHAKSAEVLENQEHFDKPLPLTVPPSSAQEQASCAETTFDYYNVSDDDSEETSHKNRVEEKVHEEGGTMQWLLDREKERDLQRKFEKNLTFLSPKEGESNNSKKSVHSTRLDSMDSSSVTVDSGFNSPR
- the LOC127659461 gene encoding storkhead-box protein 2-like isoform X1, whose amino-acid sequence is MEPFLQIAPHSLAIVLSRVVAKDAPGVTESEDPPHHHTGYEIFADFKSLNMKYFWNKMVADAIAETFFLGWIDEHVLLIQGKEDHLEVLREAWMRRSLKPPQGFDIKYLGDVSPISMSPISQSQFIPLGEILCLAISAMNSARKTVTQETLIEHLATCFPGVPTPSMEILRHTLNMLVRERKIYPTPEGYFIVTQQTYFITPSLIRTNSKWYHLDERIPDRMQQQSCTSPNSGTMTPSTSGCIRERTHHKNHSDSYNNSYREEIPSTHTSNLQRRSKELKESSPVSPPPQHPPSEKSKSTLSFPFKTETNSKNKDGSSSSGEKQSKKFGLKLFRLSFKKDKTKHLATFSAQFPPEEWPLRDEETPTTVPRDVEMEIIRRINPDLTVENLARHTAVMKRLEEEKAQRNKVNSSAQQSARSKRSRSHRKAQQGKASRSHSKTRASRGDPFEGSNLDTSYDRDYKFYSSSLVRSPRETMMSMERNRGKNMVHSNPNIMESHFTTTPEWDVSGELAKRRTEMPFPEPSRAQSHSKVHRSHSHTQERKSRNERSDKAKERSRSMDNSKGPLGGPYLGGPEDFECIPDERSRYYTDDGTLRASAQSTHYSRIMLSAARLHSDVCVPDVGRGSSEDAVLYRMLEKSKSRESLPAYNDLKSCSPKTAVDDYFQCTAANEASLSAPSPLLRTSHDFTDSVWKGISSDRQTPHLTPPHPLDYKEETTKGQSSIPIAITSQTPEPLPNRRLSHQHNPDSGDLDTMPEAYSQETLFKPPDYVENSFSRPGTIGRSPHAKSAEVLENQEHFDKPLPLTVPPSSAQEQASCAETTFDYYNVSDDDSEETSHKNRVEEKVHEEGGTMQWLLDREKERDLQRKFEKNLTFLSPKEGESNNSKKSVHSTRLDSMDSSSVTVDSGFNSPRTRESLASNTSSNVENSRRQNMALSPGHIGTKRPPPPYQPPSFRTIREPPANRTEKQASITSV